DNA from Brassica napus cultivar Da-Ae chromosome C4, Da-Ae, whole genome shotgun sequence:
CTAATTTGGAAGTTCTTGAGGTAAACTTGGATTCAATATCTATTCTATTtaccaatgttctaaaaatcggtataGGCGGCAAATCTGTCATAGATTTCCTTAAAATCCCATTTATACTACTCAAATAAGtttaaaccgttctaaatcGGTTAAAACAATCAAAAGCGGTTTAAATCAATCTAAATTGCTCTAAATCTCTTGAATCAAACAATAATATTAGTTCAAATCCACAAATGTGACTAATGCTTtctttttgtatatctaatttttataattcaccaaaataattttataattaaatcaaaaaactaaaatctgtaacataaatgtaaaatatatatttaaaataaattaataatttgttaacCTAGTAATCTGTCGAGTAGTTAGTCCTCTACTAAGCACCTAGTGAATTTTTTGAACATTGCTATTTACATATGTACTCCACACTAATCAGCTATCATGAATATAGCATTGGTTTTGCAAGTGTATATAATGTGGTGGTAAAGGGATATTAATGCAGTATCTAACAGACAGTTCGTGGTGTGTTTTTTTCAGACAAGAAATGTAATAGGAGACAGGGGTCTAGAGGTTCTTGCACAGCACTGCAAAAAATTGAAGCGGCTAAGGATTGAACGAGGTGCAGATGAACAAGGAATGGAAGACGAAGAAGGCTTAGTCTCACAAAGAGGACTAATCGCCTTAGCTCAGGGCTGCCAGGAGCTAGAATACATGGCTGTCTACGTCTCAGACATAACCAACGAGTCTCTCGAAAGCATAGGCACCCATCTGAAAAACCTCTGCGACTTCCGCCTTGTCTTACTCGACAGGGAGGAGAGAATCACAGACCTGCCGCTAGACAACGGAGTCCGTTCCCTCTTGATAGGATGCAAGAAGCTTAGACGCTTTGCGTTCTATCTCAGACAAGGCGGTTTAACAGACGTGGGGTTAAGCTACATAGGACGGTACAGCCCCAACGTGAGGTGGATGCTTCTCGGTTACGTTGGCGAAACAGACGAAGGGCTGATGGAGTTCTCAAGAGGCTGTCCGAGTCTACAGAAGCTAGAGATGAGAGGGTGTTGTTTCAGCGAGCGAGCTATCGCTGCAGCGGTTATGAGGCTGCCTTCGTTGAGATACTTGTGGGTACAAGGGTATAGAGCATCGACGAGGGGACAAGATTTGAGGTTGATGTCTAGACCGTACTGGAACATTGAGCTGATACCGTCTAGGAGAATACCCGAAGTGAATCAGCTCGGAGAGGTTAGAGAGATGGAGCATCCGGCTCATATATTGGCGTACTACTCTTTGGCTGGTGAGAGAACAGATTGTCCACCAACTGTTAAAGTACTAAAGGAGGAGACATGATGATGATGTATCCAAAGCAGGTTTGTACATAAAAAGTTTGGTTATTATATCATTTTCAGTCTCTGAGTTTTGGGGGTTACCATGAGCTGTGTGATGTGATGATGGCTTCTTTTTGTTGGTTCTCTTGTCTGTTGTCTGGTTAGTGGTTTTTGAGATATTATATAAGTATCTTTGTTTGTAAGAGAGTATAttactttgtttttttacttctccacattttattgttttcttttttttgaataaaacacCTCGAATTTTTTTGAGAGATTTGTTATTTGACCCTAATAACTTGACATCTTGTTGTTGCAAAGAATAGAGTATCCACAGTAGCAGAGTGTGGACTTTTAGGAACAAAAAGTGATGAATTATTAAAGGGGGAAAGAAACTTCATAAGTACTCACCAACGCATAGTAAAATGGACCCTAAAATTCATAAACAAGCTCAACCTATTCAACCAACCAATAATTATGGAATCTTCTATCATTATCATTGCCgacaaaaaaaggagaaaaatggaATCTCATATCAATGAGTGCTAGTGGGCAACCAATACCACAACAACAAATGCTGGCGACCGAAAAGACCCTTTAAGATTCTTCTTACCAGAAGGTTGGACTTCTTTTACCAATAATAAAAACCAATTACTATTGGATCATTGTCGTATGTGCATATATGCAAGTGCCATCTAGTTGATAAGAAAAAACAGTCATCTCTTTCGGATTCTTTTAACTAGGAAACGGACCTAACAATAACTAATGATCCGCCCCGCGGATGTTAGATTTAACTTTTGTTCGatgtaaatttataaaccattgattttataaaatgtatatttatatttttatgttttctaaaatatatttagagtagaagatattatattataatatagatgtttaataataatttttatctgtacgtaatattatatttataattttataacttgatgtagtttgatgtaattgtaatattcatatattaacctattgatttttttgtttatttatttaaaaatgatttattttttacagTAGGTtcttatgaattattattaattttattatatttggttttcttgaaaattgtattgtagcagattaatatatactacatattacagtttgtgtttttattttcagcaaaaataaataacaattaattgtaattaattaatttaaatttttgattttaattgaagtggcagatttgtaaataagaaagaaatgcaatggctaaatgtgtaaataaaaagaaatatttaatatgttatccgtgtttccaaacaattcataTTTAATCTGTTATCCAAATTTCCGAACAACAGAAtttgtaaatgaaaaaaaaatacagttactaaatatgtaaataaaaaaatatttaatttgttatccttgttttcaaacaacttTCATTTAATCTATTATCTAAGTTTTCAAACAGTACCAAAACTTATTTcggttttaataatatagataatacAATCTCTATAATTGTGGTATGTTATACGCAAATGCCATCTCGTTTTGCATAGTTACACTTGTAATttatgagaaaaagaaaaactcattTCTTTCACATTCTTCTAACTAGAAACTGGAccttgtaaaaataataatacaattaCTATAGATAATTGTCGTATGTGCGTGCACGTGCACGTGCAATCTCGTCTACATTggttacatttgcaatttaTGAGGATAGATACATACACTTTTATGTTTTGTGATCATTTCTCTAATATACAGAAAATGGGCACACTATACTTTCTGAGGAATCACGCAAACTCAGCTGTCGTCGATTGGTGAAAGGAGGAGAATGATGGAAGAGTAACTGAGCATTGGGTACATATTTGCGTCTAAGAAGTGTCTGTATTGCTTCATCGCCGTCTCTCTCCCTGGTAGATCGTGTGTTATGCAGTCGAAAGGGCTCGGTTTGCTCGTGTCTACGAATGGCTCCCACCGGTATCCAGGCCGGTTAGGCAGTGTAACAAGTGTGGCTAAATGACTCGTGTTGAAGCCCACGTATATTTCTTTCTTCACTGAATCCACCTggcagaaaattaaaaaaaaagaaaaagaaaagaggttTGAATCACCCATGTAAACACACTAAACATGAGACGTCAAACAGAATTCAAAGATAATGGTACCAGTGAAAATGCAACGAATCGACTTGTTTCAGACCAATCTGGCGTCTCAGGAGTAATACCATGCCACTGCAGACGCTTTGCGGTTGGGAAGTCGTCCAGGCCAAGTGATTCACATTCACTACAagttaaaaatcatatttccCCCATCAAATAAAAGGTAAAAGGAGAGACAGAGGATTgtgaaattataaaactatGTGAAGCGGTAAGAAGAAGAGTTACATACTCACGGAACTTGATCAGAAGACGGCAGAATCTGAAGTAGTCATCAtgtgcttcttcttttttatccCACCGAAAATAGTTTAACTGCACCCCAATTGTGTTCAACATTATTGGAAAGTTAGTAAGGATTAAAAACATGAAGAAGCAGCTTAAAAATTACACCAGAGACAAAGCATTAAGTGGATTACATAGTTGTCATGGCAATAGGTGTTGTTGTTCCCCCCTTTCGTATGACCATATTCATCTCCCATGTAGATCATCGGGACACCCTGATGATATTTGGTAGTGGAGTTAGATTATCTTGTGGTTTGATAGTTTGATGATGTGCATAGGCATCAATCAAAAAGCGGAAATTAAAAGAAAGCTAATATTATGGTTAGCTTTACCTGGGCAACCATGAGGGAAACAAAGAAATTTCGCATTTGTCGTTTCCTTAATCTCTTCACGGATATACTCACAAAGTCTCCCTCCTGCGGACCAATACCAATTAGATGAAATCTTTTGAGTTTAGGTCAAAGTTTAATAGTCTAAAAACATTTCATCTCAACTTTTAAAAGATCCACACAGTTGGGGCACACAAGATTAATCTATCTTATTACCTCTCCGCAGTTCCAGCTGCAATTGTGATTCTCTCCATCATTATTCTCTTCTCCATTTGCCAAGTTACTCTTATTGTTGTAAGTTACTAAATCTGCCATGGTAAACCCATCATGCGCACATACAAAATTGATGCTGTTCCATGGTTTCCTGCCTCCCTGATGCATTCATTGACAAAATTAGACATTTGATAAGATTATACAGCAAAAATATGAAGTCTCACAAACCAAGAGAACACCACAAAGATTGGTTATAtacgccaaaaaaaaaaatggtaacacTCGGAACCCTAATCTAAGACACAATCAATCAAGCCCAGCCAGTGTAAGGTAAAAGAAACCAGCATGAGAGGCTAGATTGAAGACGATCACAGTTACATGGGGTCAGCGTATACTGCCCCACGGAAACAGTTCAAGAATTGTTTACAAAGGTTTTCAACAGAGCCACAGCCAGTACCCAATGCTGAAAGCCAGCCAATTCTGAATAAGAGCATTTCACGGTACCATAATTCTCACCATAGTAGCAACCCATTGGTAAAGCCTGCCTTATTAGATATTCTACAATATTGCAGATACCTCAGTATAATAGTAGTTAACTTTACCTGGTACAAGTTTGGGCTTCCACAGAGACATTCAGCAAAAGCACCGGAAAAGCCATCGGTGCCTTTTATGAAGTGTCTAACAACATCCCGGAACTGAAATTGGAAAAGATCACTGTTCCATATTAAATTCACAACGATTCATATCATGCTTTGCTTGAAGCCCTTATACACTGTGTCacttaattttgaatatatctTGCTATGACTATAGGCATAGGTTTCATGTAATAAAAAACTCACACAGTTAAACCATAAGAAGAAAAATCCTTTATCCTTGTAATATATTACTGACCTTTCCATTCCACTCAGACCAAATACCCCAGTGTGGAAACATGCCAACTTGGTAAAGGCCACCCGCATCCCATGCTTCAGCTATTAACTGTTTGCAAAGTAGAACCATAAATGAGTAAGAAGGAAAAGCTACACCCCAAAAAGACACCCTCCAAGGAAATAACCGTTTAAACTGGTATCTTTTGTCAATTATAAGAGCATGTGACGCTGTTCTTTATTTGCAATCATCTTAGACTTTGAATGGAATGAATTAAGCCCTCTATTAGTGTTACTTTTTAGCATACGTACTGAAATGCACTGAAGACTCTAGGAATATGATTCtgttaataattatattatatttatattcccGAACCTAAATCATCCGCATACGTGAGGCAGTGGAAATTCAAACATATGCATAATATGGTAACCATTATCTGAAATAGGTGCCCATCACGTTCTACGTAAACATGCCAGACAGGCAGTAAATGCGATATTGCTCTGAACaatgaaaatcaaatatataatggGAAAATATCAAGGAGACTAGTTGCTCACCTTAACACCACGAAGTACTGGATCGTTACTTATCATGTCAATTACAGGAGGGCAGCTAACAGGGGTACCAGTGGTCAGCAAGTCACCTTCTACATCAGCCCCATAAACATTGGCTGCATCCCAAAGGCTAACAAACATAGAACAGTAAGAATTCCAGGAACGCATAGAACAAACAAACATTCATTTGACGTACTTCAGAACATTTTCACCTGCTGCTCCTTGACATGATTGAACCAAGATCAAAGCGGAAGCCGTCAACATGCATTTCTGTTACCCAATATCTGTTTAAAGAGAGGCATATCCACAGGATTAGGAATAGTTAACTGAGGAGAAAAGCATGAAATAAATTAACTTTATTCACAAAGAAGGCATAAGCATTACACTTAAAACAAGCGGAATGTTAGAATGTGTACCACAAAACCATGCGAGTATAAAAGTACAACAATAGAATATAACATACTTAATTGAAAACGGCCAAGCAATACTCTACCCTAAATTCGGAAATACCTCAGGCAATCCACTATGAACTGACGCACTACAGGATGATTGCAGTTAAAAGTATTGCCACAGCCTGAATAATTATAGAACTCGCCCTGTTAAATCACAACATATGCATAAACTTTACATTCAATAATAAAAGAATCATAACATAATCAACAGTATGAGACTATAAACTAGAAACCCCAAAGCATCATGGGTATTGATTCATAAATTAAGAAGTCAAACtctcaaaaaaagaaacacacgAGAGCATTACCTTTGGAGCAAGCATGTAATAGACACTGTTATCAACTCCTCTAAATGATAAAATAGGTCCTTTTTCATTGCCTTCGGCAGTGTGGTTCAAAACGACATCCATGATAACCTGCTTAGAATCTATCAAGAACGGCATTTGTAAACCTAACAAGATATATTTAGCGACAAGGAAATTAGTTGTCACCTCAATTCCTCGTTTATGTGCTTCTTTAACAAGAGTTTTGAACTCATTAATGGCTCTTCCAGCAAAGTTGCGAGAGCTTGCCGATGAGTATCTGACCATGGGCGAGAAAAACCCAATGGTAGAATAACCCCAAAAATTTACCCTGAACAAGCAAGACAATCTGATCAGAAATAATATATGCAACATTTAACTGAGTTACTTCGTGAAAGTTAAAGATGGCATGGTTTCATGAGAGAGCGCTTTCTCAATCTACGTCCACTTGTCCAGATATGTGATGTGGTAGTTATTTTTGAGACAACAACAATCTTAGTTGAAGAATTTATAGACTAATTGATACGTGCTAGCACTCACAGATTTTAATTACAAGTGGTTCTACTTGTAGTTTGCTTATTCCAGAAGTCTATCAGCCCAAAGTATTGTCATTAATCTAAGGATCTGCTCAGATGGCATACCTGTGATCTCCCAATATCGGATTGTAGCTGTAATACTCCAGCTCATTAAACTCGTGACATGGCATTAACTCAATGCAATTGATCCCAAGCTCCTGTCAATATGTAAACGACTTATAGTTGGCAGATTGATAAGATATTCACATATAAACTATCTATTGTAACCTGCAAGTGGTCAAGCTTCTCCGCAACACCCTGGTACGTGCCCGGGAACTCGATGTCGCTAGATTCATGCCTTGTGAAACCTCGCACATGCATTTCATATATGACAAGATCCTTCTGTGAAAGCTTCAAAGGCATATCCCCTTCCCAATCAAACtgaacagcaaaaaaaaaaaaagaccaacaAAACCAAATGCCAAATTATACTAAACAAGTAACTGATCTCGCACACTAAATAAAGACCACCAAATAATAATCTTTATATCCATTGAAAAGTACCTCTTCACCAAGAGTGGGCACCATACACGCCATTTGAGGCCAACAATTATCATCAGCTTCCAAAACTCCAAACTCATCCCTACTAATAATTGCCTTAACAAACCAAAAGGAGGAAAAAGTTAGAGCCAATTCAAGCCAAGAGATGAGTTAAACATTCGCCTCTGTCccccaaattttttgaaaaaagttatatataagcctccaaatttgtaaaaatgaaaataataataaattaataatattgaaatCTTTACTAAATCGCCGTCGGCCTCCAAAATCTCAGGCCCGGCCACACTTCAATTTCCAGTTATATATATAGGCctccaaatttgtaaaaaaaaaaagtaatattgaAATCTTTACTAAATAGCCTTCGGCCTCCAAAATCTCAGGGCTGCCGCACTTCAATTTTCCAGTTACCTTAGCGTAAGGATCCAATAAGATATTGGAGGAGTCATAGTAATGACCTTCTTGAGGAGAAAACTTCCCATCGAATCTATAACCATACAGCATATCTTCGAAGCTCCCTTTCAAGAACACGTGCCACACGTGGCCCGTTCTATTCGTCGATGGATCGAGATCAATCTCCTCCGTCACTTTGTTCtgcaatcaaaatcaaatttcgATTTACATCGAATTTGGAGACTACACACACTCTCGCGTGTGGAAAACGGCTAACCTGACGGAGATCGGAGAGGGAGATCAAGCAGATGGTGGCGGAGACGGAGTTTGAAGAGTAGACGGAGAAATTGACGCCGTCGTCTCTCACGGTGGCGCCGAACGGGGAAGTGAGTCCGTCGGAGACGAGGAATCTCTTCGATAGAGGAGGTTTCTCCACTACGGCGACGTTTTCGGGTTCGGTGGTTCTTGTGTCCTTGGCGGAGATGGACAGTGGCTGCGCGGCTCGACGGTTGAAATTGGGGGCGGGGAATTTAGGGAATGTGTGGTTAGAGAAGAGAGTGTTGGGATTGGTGAGGGGGAGGAAGGTGGAGCTGCATTTGATTGCATCCATggatgctcttcttcttcttcttcttcttcttcttcgagctTTGTGTGAAAGAGAGAGGAGGAAGTGTTGATTACACTCAAAGAGTGACCGATCATCATTTGATCTTATTTTcgataaaatcaaataaatgaaaaagagagagagagagagagagagagagagataaatggGCTTAAAATGGGCTTAGAGACGGGCCTGTTTGCATATATCAAATGATCATCAGTATTATTAGAGACGAGAGCATATATCAAAATAGGTCAAATTAGCATCAGTTTCTTCAAGTTGTGATGTTATCATCACTCAAAGAAGACTGGTGATCATTTGATCTATTTTCGACAGaaactaataaatatatgaaaatgttaaaataaaagaatataaatgGCTTACAAAATGGGTTTAGAGCTCTTCACGAACtatctaacaatactaaaagaaaaatatgctCAGAGGAGAGAGTGTCCATGTCACTTAACTAAATCAACCAATTAAAAATCACTAACATTTCAAGTCACTTTTCTGCAACTGAATAAATCGGGCTATGGTAATATCCACTTgctttctattttgtttttgtccAGCCTACTAAGAAGCCCACGTTAGAAACCCAAAAATTTATTACTCATTTCATTCTCTGTGCCGACTTATCGGATTCACTTTTGTTTTTCTCATCTGAAAAAGGATGTTATTCACAACTCAATTCTTCAACTGTTTATCTTCCTTCACCTCTCTTTCTCCATATCTCATTAAATCTCTTCTTCGTCGCAACAGACGTGATCCTTGGAACCGTCGCAATTCCCTTCCCCTTTCACCCTATAGAATCACATCAAGCAATGGCTTCCGAAATGCAAAATCCACCTAGAGAAATAATTCTACAGTCTCATTAACCAAAGAAATCAACCGAGTTGTGGATCACTCTCGAACCATTTGTTTCATTCACATCTCTGATCTCCCCGAGTTGGAAGACACCCGTTTGGGCTCAAAGGCGATCTCTATTCGGTTCTGATTTCCTCTTATCGATTCTCTGAGTTTAGGGTTCTAAACGATTCATTTGATTATGGTTGAAACTTGGGGAAATGAGTTTGTCTGATGCAATTTTCTTTTTCTGCAGTTAATAAACCACAAAACATATGTTAAATCAAGGTTAAAATATGGTTGGAACAGATGGAGGCAGCAAACTACCCTGGGAAGAACCAACAACCAATGTAGTTTTTTTCAGATTACATCTCATCTGAGAAATGAGAATATCACATATGTTGATGATCATTTTCATGATATCTCCAAGTAAGCTAAATACACatgaaccaaaaaaaactacaaCATTTGTGTAGACGATTGTAGCATCTGACTGTAATTGCAGGGACTGGCTATACTCTGAAGTTTCAACTGTATACAGGTATGTGATATAATTAATTAGAGATTTGCTTTCATCATCTTCAGttaatgttattaattttttgtgtcTCTTGCTACCCCGTCGAACAACTTTTGTATACTGTACTGTagtattgatttttaatttttataacccTCAATATATGCTTACAGTATTACCTTATGACATGTGTGGTATTCTAGGTTACATACTACAAGATATGATAAGAGGAAGAACAGTTCGATGCAACAGTTTAAGATGGCATTGTCATATGATCCATTGCGCTGGGAATCATATGGAGGAATTTGTAGTTTAGGTAAGTGAAAGCTTTGTatgagttttttgttttgtttatcagTTTATGTTTTCTGGTTGTTACAACTGGAAATCTGAGAgcagatttatatattttcttcaacATTCTTCCATTACCTTATCAGGTGTCTTTGAAGAATCCTTCCACAGTTCTCTGCAATGTAGCTTCCCAGCTTCTCAGAAAACATTGATTTCACAAAGAATAAACTTCTCAGAAGGAGAAACCATGGACCAGCTTTGATTGGCAAACAGAACATGTTCCAGGAGAGTAACAACATGATCTGATATTAAAGCAGCTTAGAGCAGAGATTCCGCCAGATACTGACAAGCAACGTGACCGTATTTCTCATACACATGTGAAATATCTTAAAGTTAAACTAGAATGAGAGCGTATTAGGTAATGttactttttcaaaaattctcAGTTATCATAATGTTGTACGAGTACGACTATTATATTTTCTTCATGATATAATGATAAAGTTCCTTACATGTTTCCTTATCTCTAAGTATATATCGTTTAGGTATTGGATGCTCCACTGCCTAAGCTCTATAAGAATATGTGCCATCCAAAATGAGAGGGATTGATGTCCGTACATGGAgtcttaaaaatatttgtaagtaAAAGAAGAGTCATTATAGATGGTATATATGCATTAAGCTCTTACTGCTTTCTTCCATGTTCTCTCTGATGTGCGGACAATGATAATCTAGCTGCGCATTGTGCATATTTTGATATAGAGGTTCTGCACCTGATTTCCTCTTCCAGCTCTATGGCTGAatttatttgttcttttatttcagTGACAATCTAATGCTACTTGATTTATTTGTCGTCTTTTAATTTCACATCTTCTATCTTTAAAGCCCCAGAAGAATCTGAGCATCACAGGAGTGGTTAAatagcaacaaggagaaagattCATATATATCAGTCAGCTGGATTGCTCTCATCTCCGGGTATGCAAAACTTATGTTTTTCAGCTAGAGAATTATACTCGGTCATGTTTCTTCAAGATGTTTACTTCAGATGCAGTATCACCATAACTATGACCTAAAGAAAGCTGTTAAATTTTATGTAGTCATGATAAGtagaaaaatttatgttatcAGAGAGCTAAGGTTGTTTAGTTGTGAAGTGAAGTTGCATTGTATTATTTAAATCTAGAGGCTCTCACCTTATTACCACCTCTATTAGTTTCAGGTACCATGCACCATCAGAAGCTGGTGCGGATATTCTTTTGGATTCTTTGTCAATGGGAGGGCTTACTGCTGCGCAAAACAGCTTACTGGATGGAGACTTACTATTTATTCACGAGAATAATGCTTCAATAGCCACCATCGAATCATTTTCATCAACTTCTCCCTTTGCTTCTACTTCAATGATGGATTTATAGGACGTATTTTCTCCCTCACCTCAAAAAGgtaaatttaaacattgagaagTTACTTTCACATAATCCcctaatttatatatgttacttTTTTTGTGTGCACAAACTTCATTACTAAGATTAAATGGTTTTAATCTTTCAGCTAGCACATCGTGGTTTGTATTGATGTTGCCATTTCTCGTATATATGTTACTTAAATGTGATGGTGACATTACTTTTCTTGGATGACAGGGGACAAGGGTCCAACATTTCCATCCCTTTTTGCATTGGAGAGCAGTACTTAACAAATATAATGTGCCATTTGAATTGTGAGGTACCATTACAAGCTTAATATATATGAGTGTTATTCCGTGAAATAACTCGAATTTCAAATCATTCACTTGCTTTCACAGATATTACTCTAGATGTGTCCGCTTTCTTTTACATGCTGCAGTTCCAAAAGTCAGGTCCCAAATTTGTTTTTATGCTTAATGTTATAATTCTTACGCTTCATAGTTAATTCCACACAATCTTTCCTATTCAAAAAGCCGCCATAGAGTTTGGTTCTTAGCTAAAACGGTCCAAGCTTTTATAGCATGATAAACTATTGTTTTAGCAAATTTTTTACTTCATAAATTATAACACTAACTATTctggacactacaagaaaaatgggcTTTGATAGCAGTGAAGGATAACATTTTTTGCCTTTCTGCTATGGTTGACATACCCGTTAGttttagatagcgtttgtaTATTTAGAAACGCTATGATAGAGCAGTATATTTAAAAACGCTATGATAGCGTATTTTTAATAGCGTATTTTTAATAGCGCATTATTAAAAACGCTATCTTTGACTTTTTAAATCTCTAAAC
Protein-coding regions in this window:
- the LOC106450816 gene encoding isoamylase 1, chloroplastic — its product is MDAIKCSSTFLPLTNPNTLFSNHTFPKFPAPNFNRRAAQPLSISAKDTRTTEPENVAVVEKPPLSKRFLVSDGLTSPFGATVRDDGVNFSVYSSNSVSATICLISLSDLRQNKVTEEIDLDPSTNRTGHVWHVFLKGSFEDMLYGYRFDGKFSPQEGHYYDSSNILLDPYAKAIISRDEFGVLEADDNCWPQMACMVPTLGEEFDWEGDMPLKLSQKDLVIYEMHVRGFTRHESSDIEFPGTYQGVAEKLDHLQELGINCIELMPCHEFNELEYYSYNPILGDHRVNFWGYSTIGFFSPMVRYSSASSRNFAGRAINEFKTLVKEAHKRGIEVIMDVVLNHTAEGNEKGPILSFRGVDNSVYYMLAPKGEFYNYSGCGNTFNCNHPVVRQFIVDCLRYWVTEMHVDGFRFDLGSIMSRSSSLWDAANVYGADVEGDLLTTGTPVSCPPVIDMISNDPVLRGVKLIAEAWDAGGLYQVGMFPHWGIWSEWNGKFRDVVRHFIKGTDGFSGAFAECLCGSPNLYQGGRKPWNSINFVCAHDGFTMADLVTYNNKSNLANGEENNDGENHNCSWNCGEEGDFVSISVKRLRKRQMRNFFVSLMVAQGVPMIYMGDEYGHTKGGNNNTYCHDNYLNYFRWDKKEEAHDDYFRFCRLLIKFRDECESLGLDDFPTAKRLQWHGITPETPDWSETSRFVAFSLVDSVKKEIYVGFNTSHLATLVTLPNRPGYRWEPFVDTSKPSPFDCITHDLPGRETAMKQYRHFLDANMYPMLSYSSIILLLSPIDDS